From the Lactobacillus johnsonii genome, the window TTGTTTGATCTAGATAAATTTTGGCAATTTTTTAATGCTGAGATGAAAAAAAGCTACAGCACGGTTGCCTATAATGCTTGGTTTAAAAATACTAAACCAATTTCCTTTAATAAAAAGACAAAAGAGATGATAATCGCTGTTGAATCACCCGTTGCAAAGGGATACTGGGAAAAGAACTTAGCTTCTCAACTCATTCAAGAAGCATATGCTTATGCCGACATGGAAATTCAACCTAAATTTGAAGTTGCAGGTAAAGAAGGTCCTGAACGTTTAGTTACACCACAACCACGAATTAAAACTAATCAAGAAATATTAGAAAATCGCAGAGATGAATTTGCTCAAGACCTTCAACTAAATAGTAAGTATACTTTCGATACCTTTGTTCAAGGTGAGGGAAACAAGCTGGCAGCAGGTGCCGCCTTAGCAGTCGCTGATAATCCGGGAAGTTTTTACAATCCTTTGTTTATTTTTGGTGGGGTTGGTTTAGGTAAAACCCACTTAATGCAGGCTATTGGACATCAAATGTTAGCTGAAAAGCCACATGCAAAAGTGGTTTATATTCAGAGTGAAACTTTCGTAAATGATTTTATTAACTCAATAAAAAACAAAACTCAAGCTGAATTTCGTAATAAGTATCGGAACTGTGATCTCCTATTAGTAGACGACATTCAATTCTTTTCTAAAAAAGAAGGAATCCAAGAGGAATTTTTCCATACTTTTGAAACCCTTTATAATGATCAAAAACAGATTGTTATGACTAGTGATCGTCTACCAACTGAAATTCCTGAATTATCGGAACGTTTAGTTTCACGTTTTGCTTGGGGTCTACAAGTTGAAATTACCCCGCCAGATTTAGAGACTAGAATTGCAATTTTACGAAAAAAAGCTGAAACCGATGGTCTAGCAATTGATGACAGTACCCTCGACTATATTGCTTCACAAGTTGATACCAATATTCGTGAACTTGAAGGAGCTTTAGTTAAGGTTCAAGCACACGCAACAATTGAGCGCGAAGATATTAATGTTGACTTAGCCAAAGAGGCCTTAGCTGACCTAAAGTTGGTACAAAAAAATAGGGGACTTCAAATTTCCAAGATTCAAGAAGTTGTGGCTAACTATTTCCAAACTTCAACTACTGAATTAAAGGGGAAGAAGCGGGTAAAACAAATTGTTGTTCCTCGCCAAATTGCAATGTACTTGTCTCGTGAGTTAACAGATTCTAGTTTGCCTAAAATTGGACAAGAATTTGGTGGTAAGGATCACACAACAGTTATGCATGCCTGCGATAAAATTTCTCGTGCCTTAAAAACTGATGCTGAAATTAAAGCAGCTGTGTATGATTTAAAAGCTATGCTTGAACACTAAAAGTGAATAACATGTGGATAACTTTTGACTTTGTCCACATTTATTAAACATGCAAAAGTCCTTTTTATTCAGGTGTTTGACTACTTTCCCACAGATTCCACTGGCCCTACTACTACTTCTAAGTATTTAAATATATAATTAAATAAAACAACGTACATATAATTCATAGGAGGTAAACGATGCAGTTTACAATCAATCGTAATTTATTCCTCGAAAACCTAAACAATGCTATGCGTGCAATTTCTTCACGTGCTACTATTCCAATATTAAGTGGTATAAAACTTACCCTTACAGATGAAATGCTTACTTTAACCGGTAGTGATACTGACATTTCTATTGAAATTCAAATCCCAGTAAACGATGATTTAATTGTTCAATCTACGGGATCGATCGTTTTACCAGCACGATTTTTCAGTGAAATTGTAAAAAAATTACCAGGTAAAGATTTTTCATTTGAAGTAAAAGAAAGTTTTCAAACGAAAATTGTTTCTGAAAATACCGAATTCATGATTAACGGTTTAGATGCAAACAATTATCCACACTTACCAGAAATTTCTACTGATGCATCATTCAAAATTTCTGGTAAAACATTTAGAGAAATTATTAACGAAACTGTTTTTGCAGTCGCTACTCAAGAAAGTCGTCCAACTTTAACTGGTGTTAACTTTATCTTCAACAATTCATCAATTAAAGCAGTTGCTACCGACAGTCACCGACTATCTCAACGTCAAATTTCTCTAGAAAATGGTCCTCAAACAAGTACTGACTTAATTATTCCTGGAAAGAGCTTAGTAGAATTATCCCGAATTATCGGAGAAAGTGATCCTGAAATCACAGTAAATCCTGGTGAAAACCAAGTTTTATTTGAAGTTGGAAACATTGCGTTCTATTCACGTTTACTTGATGGACAATATCCAGACACTGATCGTTTAATTCCAACTGAATCTACAACATCAGTTGAATTTGAATTACCAGTTTTAGCTCGTTCTCTCGAACGTGCTAGTCTTCTTACTCACGAAAGCCGTAATAATGTGGTTAAGATGACTCTTGATGTTCAAAATCAATTGGTTAAACTCCAAGGTGATTCACCTGAAATAGGGAACGTGGAAGAAGAAATTGGCTTTAAGAATCTTGAAGGAGAGGGCTTAACTATTTCCTTCAATCCTGATTATCTAAGAGAAGCTTTACGTGCCTCTATTACTGATTCCATTATTATGAACTTTACCCAGCCGCTAAGACCATTTACAGTGATACCGGCAAAACAAGATGTTAATTTCACTCAATTAATCACGCCAGTTAGAACATTTTAGTTTGTAAAAAGAGCTACTTTTGTAGCTCTTTTTTTCTTGCATTGTATTTAAAAGCTAAATTTAGGCTGATTAAGCGAATTTTCATCCAGTTAAGTATAGTCATATTAAATTGGAATAAAGCGGCTTAAAAAAGGCTACAATACGTCATAAAATTGAATTTCACATAAAAAAACGGTATAATGACTAGGTATGACAAGGTAAATGGGGTGATATTATCAAAAAATTCACAATTAAGGGAGAATATATTACGCTGGCTCAGTTTTTAAAAGAAGAGAGTGTGATATCTTCTGGTGGTCAAGCTAAATGGTATCTAAAAGAAAATCCTGTTAAGTTGAACGGTGAAGTAGAAGATCGCCGTGGAAAGAAAATACATCCTGGAGATGTACTGAACTTGGCTGGAGAAGAGTATGAATTTATTTCAGAGTAGCCGATGTATCTTGCAAACTTTGAATTGAAAGATTTTAGAAATTTTGAAGAACTAAAGATAAATTTTGACCCTCATGTAAATATTTTTATTGGTCCAAACGCCCAAGGAAAAACTAATTTACTTGAGGCGATTTATTTTTTGGCCCTAACTCGATCTCATCGAACAAATAGCGATAAAGAATTAATTCGTTTTGGAAGTAAATTTGCGGGCTTACAAGGAAAAGTTCATAAAAGTCAATTAGAAGTAGAGTTAAAATTACGTTTAACACCAAACGGAAAAAAAGCTTGGGTAAATAGACTCGAGCAAAAGAAGCTTTCCGCTTATGTAGGACAAATGAATGCAATTTTGTTTTCTCCCGAAGACCTAGCCCTGGTTAAAGGAGCTCCATCAATTAGAAGACGTTTTATGGACTTAGAGTTTGGGCAAATTAATTCAGAATATCTATATTTTTTAAGTCAGTATCGTCAGGTACTGCAACAAAGAAACAATTACTTAAAGCAATTGAGCATAAAAAAGGCAAATGATTTAGTTTTTTTAGATGTCTTGTCAGATCAGCTTGCAGGAATTGCAGCGGAGATAATTTCTAGAAGAATCAAATATATTAAAAAACTTAATTCATATGCTCAAAGTGCTCATAGTGAGATTAGTGGTCAAGCTGAAAAATTACAGATTTTTTATCGTCCATCAGTTAAGGAAATTACCCCAGATGATGATGTAGAGACCATTTATCAAAAAGTTATTACTAGTTATAAAAAAAATCGTCCTAATGAAATTCGAAAGGGGACTACTTTGAGTGGACCTCATCGAGATGACTTGGATTTTTTGATTAACGATAAAAATGCCCATGATTTTGCATCTCAGGGACAGCAACGGACGATTTCTTTAAGTGTAAAGTTGGCTGAAATTCAATTAGTACATGAACTGACACAAGAGTATCCAATTTTACTTTTAGATGATGTAATGAGCGAATTAGATCATCGAAGACAAAGTAGTTTATTAAATTATATTCATGGAAAAACGCAAACTTTTATCACAACAACAGATTTAGAAGGTATTTCTTGGGAAATCGTGAAAGAACCTAAGGTCTATCACATTTCTGCTGGAACGATCAGTACAAAGGAGAGTTAAATGGCAGAAGATAAGAGCAAGGCAGCATTAAATAAAGCTAAAGATTTTGAAAAGCGTGCTGATACTTATAACGCAAGTCAAATTCAAGTTCTAGGCGGACTTGAAGCAGTTAGAAAGCGCCCAGGTATGTACATTGGCTCAACTAGTAGCCAAGGCTTACACCACCTTGTTTGGGAAATTATTGATAATAGTATTGACGAACGATTAGCAGGATTTGCGACCAAGATTGAAATTACTGTTAATGAAGATGGCAGTGTTACAGTCCAAGATGATGGACGTGGTATTCCGGTTGATATTCAAGCTAAAACAGGTCGTCCAGCCCTAGAAACTGTATTTACTGTTTTGCATGCTGGTGGTAAATTCGGCGGTGGCGGATATAAAGTATCTGGTGGTCTTCACGGTGTTGGTGCTTCTGTAGTAAACGCCCTCTCAACTAAACTTGAGGTTACTGTTATGAGGGATGGAAAGAAATATGCAATTTCTTTTGATCATGGCCGTGTAGTAGGAGAAATGAAGCAAGTGGGAACTGTACCTCTTGAAGAACATGGAACAATCGTTCGTTTCTATCCTGATCCAGATATTTTTACAGAAACTATAACTTTCGACGATAAAATTTTAAAGAACAGAATTCGTGAACTTGCTTTCTTAAACAAGGGCTTAAAATTAACCTTTACCGATAAGCGTAAAGAAAGTGCTGAAACTGATGTTTACCACTTTGAAGGTGGAATCAAAGAATACGTTGCCTTTTTAAACAAAGGTCAAGAAGTGTTATTTGATGAACCAATCTATGTTGAAGGTAATTATGAAGGTATTGATGTTGAAGTTGCATTGCAATACACCAATGGTTATAAAACTACTTTAATGACCTTCGCAAACAATATTCACACCTATGAAGGCGGGATGCACGAAGCCGGCTTTAAGACTGCTCTAACTCGTGTAGTTAACGATTATGCTCATAAGGCTAAAATCTTGAAGGATAAAGATGATAACTTATCTGGTGAAGATATTCGTGAAGGAATTACAGCTGTTGTATCTGTTAAGCACCCTAGTCCCCAGTTTGAAGGGCAGACTAAGACTAAGCTTGGAAACTCAGATGCTAGAACTGCAGTCGATCGAGCATTTTCAGAAACGTTTAGTCGTTTCTTAATGGAAAATCCTTCTGTTGGTCGTAAGATTGTTGAAAAAGGACAACTTGCTGAAAGAGCTAGAACTGCTGCTAAGCGTGCACGTGAAGTTACCCGTAAGAAATCAGGACTTGAAATTGCTAACTTGCCAGGAAAACTAGCTGACAATACCAGTAATGACCCAAGTATTTCAGAGTTATTTATCGTTGAGGGTAACTCTGCCGGTGGATCTGCAAAGCAAGGACGTTCTCGTTTAACCCAGGCAATTTTGCCAATTAGAGGTAAGATCTTGAACGTTGAAAAGGCATCAATGGATAGAATTCTTGCTAACCAAGAAATTAGATCCCTCTTTACCGCTTTAGGTACAGGATTTGGTGCTGATTTTGACGTTTCAAAGGCAAGATATCATAAGTTGATCATCATGACAGATGCCGATGTCGATGGTGCTCACATTAGAACTCTGCTTTTGACTCTCTTTTACAACTACATGCGTCCAATGATCGAAAAAGGGTATGTTTATATCGCTCGTCCACCTCTATATCAAGTTCGCCAAGGTAAGGTAGAGAAATATCTCGATACCGACGAAGAATTGCATGATTACTTAGGTACCTTGCAACCAAGTCCTAAACCAATTGTTCAACGTTATAAGGGACTAGGAGAAATGGATCCAGAACAACTATGGGAAACTACAATGAATCCAGAAAATCGTCGGTTAGATCGAGTAAGTCCTGAATATGCGGAAGATGCTGACAAGATATTTGACCTCTTGATGGGTAATGAAGTAGGTCCAAGACGAGAATTTATTGAAAAGAACGCTAAATACGTTGAGAATTTAGATGCTTAGGAGGCTTTAGATGGCTAACGAAAATCAACCTCAAGATCACAGAATACGTAATGTTGATTTAACCCATACCATGCGTACATCCTTCTTAGACTACGCTATGTCAGTTATTGTGGCTCGTGCCTTACCAGATGTTCGAGATGGTTTAAAGCCTGTACAACGTCGTATTCTTTACGGAATGCATGAATTAGGAGTTACACCAGATAAGCAATATAAGAAGAGTGCCAGAATTGTTGGGGAAGTTATGGGTAAGTTTCACCCGCATGGTGACTCTTCAATCTATCTAGCTATGGCCCACATGGCTCAAGACTTTTCATATCGTTACATGCTAGTTGATGGACACGGAAATTTTGGTTCTGTCGATGGGGATGAACCAGCCGCAATGCGTTATACTGAGGCAAAAATGAGCAAGATTGCGGTTGAAATGCTTCGTGATATCAATAAAGAAACTATTGATTGGCAACGTAACTACGATGATACAGAAAATGAACCAGTAGTATTACCAGCAAGAATTCCTAACTTACTTGTCAATGGTGCCAGTGGTATTGCAGTTGGTATGACAACAAATATTCCACCACATAATTTGGCAGAGGTAATTCGCGGCATTCACATGTTGATGGATAACCCCGATGTTACTACCAAGGATTTAATGAAAGTTATTCCTGGTCCAGATTTTCCAACTGGTGGAATTGTGATGGGACGCGGAGGTATTTACCGTGCCTATGAAACCGGAAAAGGAAATATCGTTGTTCGGGCAAAGACCGAGATTGAAA encodes:
- the yaaA gene encoding S4 domain-containing protein YaaA, with translation MIKKFTIKGEYITLAQFLKEESVISSGGQAKWYLKENPVKLNGEVEDRRGKKIHPGDVLNLAGEEYEFISE
- the dnaN gene encoding DNA polymerase III subunit beta, whose protein sequence is MQFTINRNLFLENLNNAMRAISSRATIPILSGIKLTLTDEMLTLTGSDTDISIEIQIPVNDDLIVQSTGSIVLPARFFSEIVKKLPGKDFSFEVKESFQTKIVSENTEFMINGLDANNYPHLPEISTDASFKISGKTFREIINETVFAVATQESRPTLTGVNFIFNNSSIKAVATDSHRLSQRQISLENGPQTSTDLIIPGKSLVELSRIIGESDPEITVNPGENQVLFEVGNIAFYSRLLDGQYPDTDRLIPTESTTSVEFELPVLARSLERASLLTHESRNNVVKMTLDVQNQLVKLQGDSPEIGNVEEEIGFKNLEGEGLTISFNPDYLREALRASITDSIIMNFTQPLRPFTVIPAKQDVNFTQLITPVRTF
- the gyrB gene encoding DNA topoisomerase (ATP-hydrolyzing) subunit B, which produces MAEDKSKAALNKAKDFEKRADTYNASQIQVLGGLEAVRKRPGMYIGSTSSQGLHHLVWEIIDNSIDERLAGFATKIEITVNEDGSVTVQDDGRGIPVDIQAKTGRPALETVFTVLHAGGKFGGGGYKVSGGLHGVGASVVNALSTKLEVTVMRDGKKYAISFDHGRVVGEMKQVGTVPLEEHGTIVRFYPDPDIFTETITFDDKILKNRIRELAFLNKGLKLTFTDKRKESAETDVYHFEGGIKEYVAFLNKGQEVLFDEPIYVEGNYEGIDVEVALQYTNGYKTTLMTFANNIHTYEGGMHEAGFKTALTRVVNDYAHKAKILKDKDDNLSGEDIREGITAVVSVKHPSPQFEGQTKTKLGNSDARTAVDRAFSETFSRFLMENPSVGRKIVEKGQLAERARTAAKRAREVTRKKSGLEIANLPGKLADNTSNDPSISELFIVEGNSAGGSAKQGRSRLTQAILPIRGKILNVEKASMDRILANQEIRSLFTALGTGFGADFDVSKARYHKLIIMTDADVDGAHIRTLLLTLFYNYMRPMIEKGYVYIARPPLYQVRQGKVEKYLDTDEELHDYLGTLQPSPKPIVQRYKGLGEMDPEQLWETTMNPENRRLDRVSPEYAEDADKIFDLLMGNEVGPRREFIEKNAKYVENLDA
- the recF gene encoding DNA replication/repair protein RecF (All proteins in this family for which functions are known are DNA-binding proteins that assist the filamentation of RecA onto DNA for the initiation of recombination or recombinational repair.), with protein sequence MYLANFELKDFRNFEELKINFDPHVNIFIGPNAQGKTNLLEAIYFLALTRSHRTNSDKELIRFGSKFAGLQGKVHKSQLEVELKLRLTPNGKKAWVNRLEQKKLSAYVGQMNAILFSPEDLALVKGAPSIRRRFMDLEFGQINSEYLYFLSQYRQVLQQRNNYLKQLSIKKANDLVFLDVLSDQLAGIAAEIISRRIKYIKKLNSYAQSAHSEISGQAEKLQIFYRPSVKEITPDDDVETIYQKVITSYKKNRPNEIRKGTTLSGPHRDDLDFLINDKNAHDFASQGQQRTISLSVKLAEIQLVHELTQEYPILLLDDVMSELDHRRQSSLLNYIHGKTQTFITTTDLEGISWEIVKEPKVYHISAGTISTKES
- the dnaA gene encoding chromosomal replication initiator protein DnaA, translating into MFDLDKFWQFFNAEMKKSYSTVAYNAWFKNTKPISFNKKTKEMIIAVESPVAKGYWEKNLASQLIQEAYAYADMEIQPKFEVAGKEGPERLVTPQPRIKTNQEILENRRDEFAQDLQLNSKYTFDTFVQGEGNKLAAGAALAVADNPGSFYNPLFIFGGVGLGKTHLMQAIGHQMLAEKPHAKVVYIQSETFVNDFINSIKNKTQAEFRNKYRNCDLLLVDDIQFFSKKEGIQEEFFHTFETLYNDQKQIVMTSDRLPTEIPELSERLVSRFAWGLQVEITPPDLETRIAILRKKAETDGLAIDDSTLDYIASQVDTNIRELEGALVKVQAHATIEREDINVDLAKEALADLKLVQKNRGLQISKIQEVVANYFQTSTTELKGKKRVKQIVVPRQIAMYLSRELTDSSLPKIGQEFGGKDHTTVMHACDKISRALKTDAEIKAAVYDLKAMLEH